Proteins found in one Aethina tumida isolate Nest 87 chromosome 1, icAetTumi1.1, whole genome shotgun sequence genomic segment:
- the LOC109599420 gene encoding protein charybde, whose protein sequence is MEILPFSQHLEYQKPNKWYYDPRLQFEEPSTNTTEFLAKKLEEEIRAAKRTHLSCGEVLLPCGLLQKISADILKISDSELCGLRGMTLYLLFEGEEDCRRLSTLKLDPTTPSTFEIYLTFKQANAGWTFLPQFLKKITRGGTVIISTEYELTKKKLYRSFRE, encoded by the exons ATGGAGATCTTACCGTTCAGTCAACATTTGGAATACCAGAAACCAAACA AATGGTATTACGACCCGAGGCTACAGTTCGAGGAGCCGTCGACCAACACGACGGAGTTCCTGGCCAAGAAGCTGGAGGAGGAGATCCGCGCGGCCAAACGTACGCACCTCTCGTGTGGCGAGGTGCTGTTGCCGTGCGGGCTGTTGCAAAAAATTTCGGCGGATATACTCAAGATATCCGATTCGGAGCTATGCGGTTTGCGGGGCATGACGCTGTACTTGCTGTTCGAGGGCGAGGAGGACTGCCGGAGGCTGAGCACGCTCAAGCTCGATCCGACGACGCCGTCCACCTTCGAAATTTATCTGACGTTCAAACAGGCGAACGCCGGCTGGACGTTCCTGCCGCAGTTCTTGAA GAAAATCACAAGGGGCGGCACGGTGATAATCAGCACCGAATACGAGCTGACCAAGAAGAAGCTCTACAGGTCATTCCGCGAATGA